Within the Candidatus Sulfotelmatobacter sp. genome, the region GCGCCGTTCGCGACTCCTCTGGGACGCCGGTCGCTGGGGCGAACGTTGAGCTGCGCGCGAAGGATGCAACCGAGGCCCAAACGGTGCGCGCTGATGGCCAAGGCCACTTCACTTTTTCTGCGATGCACGGCGGGGTCTACACTTTGCGCGCCACTATGCCGGGATATAGCGATGCGGGAATCGCATCGCTCTTCTTCGCTCCTCACGAAGTTAAGACAGTGGACCTGACGCTGCTTGGGGGAAACATCCCCGCGTTCTTTGAAAAACCACAATTCACTGTCTCGGGAGTCACGGACACGACAAATCTCGGTGGTCACGGCTCCGGCCCTCTCAAGCGAACCCGGGATGCGCTTGCGAAAGAGACTTTTTCCCTGGGCAACTCCTCGCCCAATTCCGAGCCTGCATCCGAGACCGAAAAATCATTACGTGCAAACCTGGAACGCAATCCAACCAGCTTCGAGTTGAATCATCTCCTCGGAAAGGTGCTGCTCGAGAGCGGCAAGGCCCGCGAGGGCATACCGTATCTGGAACGTGCCACCCAACTCGCGCCCAGCGGCAACGAAACGGTTTATGAGAACGCCTACGACTTGGCTCGAGCCAATCTGCAAGCGGGCGATTACGCGCGTGCCCGCGATAGCGCACAATCGTTGCTGGCGCATTCCGACCAGGCTGCACTCCACCATTTACTTGCCGATGCTGACGAGAAGCTGGGGAATTCTCTCGATGCGGTGCGCGAGTATCAGCGCGCCGCCGACCTTGGTGCCAGCGAGGCTTACGTGTTTGATTGGGGCTCCGAACTTCTACTGCACCACGCCCCCGAACCTGCTGCGGAGGTCTTTAGCCGAGGCAACCGCCTGTTTCCTCGTTCCACTCGCATGCTGGTTGGCTGGGCAACGGCGTTGTTTGCGGGCGGATCGCTGGAAGAGGCGGTCGAGCGAATCTCTGAAGCCTCTGACTTGAACCCGAACGACTCGACTCCTTACAGGTTCATGGGCGCCATGCAAAGTTCGACGCGCATTCCGTCGGAGAAGATTGTCGAAAGGTTGCACCGCTTCGTCACGCTTGAGCCCGACAACGCGGAGGCGAACTATCATTACGCGGCCGTCCTCTGGAAACTGCGGAAGCCGGGGGACGCGGCCAGTGTGACGCCGGTGGAATCGTTTCTAAAAAAGGCGATTCTCCTCGATTCCGGTTTCGCCGCTGCCTACCTCCAGTTGGGCATTCTCCATTTCGAACAAAAGAATTACACGCAAGCGGTTTCCGATTACC harbors:
- a CDS encoding tetratricopeptide repeat protein — protein: MVSSQPPLLMGCSSAVSHQFKVADVIRRVSALIILSFLFPALHAQEAASLRGAVRDSSGTPVAGANVELRAKDATEAQTVRADGQGHFTFSAMHGGVYTLRATMPGYSDAGIASLFFAPHEVKTVDLTLLGGNIPAFFEKPQFTVSGVTDTTNLGGHGSGPLKRTRDALAKETFSLGNSSPNSEPASETEKSLRANLERNPTSFELNHLLGKVLLESGKAREGIPYLERATQLAPSGNETVYENAYDLARANLQAGDYARARDSAQSLLAHSDQAALHHLLADADEKLGNSLDAVREYQRAADLGASEAYVFDWGSELLLHHAPEPAAEVFSRGNRLFPRSTRMLVGWATALFAGGSLEEAVERISEASDLNPNDSTPYRFMGAMQSSTRIPSEKIVERLHRFVTLEPDNAEANYHYAAVLWKLRKPGDAASVTPVESFLKKAILLDSGFAAAYLQLGILHFEQKNYTQAVSDYQHAIKADPERQLEEPHYRLAQAYRHLGDNAKAAAEIQIYDQIVKESAQQAERERHEIPQFVYALRDPSP